The genomic segment ATTATTGGGATGAAATAAAAGGTTTGCCTAAATCTTCTTATTTGGAAGGGTATTGGCAATCGGAAAAATATTTTTCAGGAATAGAGAATATTATTAGAGAAGAATTTACTTTAAAAGAAGGGCTTTCGGAAGAAAGAATAGGCCTTTTGAAAGAAATTAGTAATTCTAATTCTGTTAGCATCCATGTCAGAAGAGGAGACTATATATCTAATCCTGAAGCAAATAAAGTTCATGGAATTTGTAGCACAAATTATTATATAAATGCCTGCAACTATATAATAAGAAATATAAACGCCCCAAAGTTTTATGTTTTTTCTGACGACATTGAATATGTTAAAAAATCAGGAATATTTGGCCGTCTAAATGATGTCTTTTTTGTGAAAGCTCTTGAAAATGAAAAACGTAATGATGTAGAAGAAATGTTTTTGATGAGTTCTTGCGCTCACAATATAATTGCTAACAGCAGCTTTAGTTGGTGGGGAGCCTGGTTAAATGGAAATGCAGAAAAGATTGTAATTGCACCAAAAGTTTGGTTTGCTGATAGTACGATTAATACAAAGGATATTATTCCGGAAAGATGGATTAAATTGTAATAGGGATGGTTAAAGTTTCTGTTTTAATGGCAGCGTATAATTCAGCTAAATTTATTGGAGAAGCTATAGAAAGCATCTTAACACAATCATTTAAATCCTTCGAA from the Sporocytophaga myxococcoides genome contains:
- a CDS encoding alpha-1,2-fucosyltransferase yields the protein MIIVRLIGGLGNQMFQYAAAKGLAEMKKVPLKLDITDFLTHYNLRNFELDKFNISSEVALEKEMLYYKCNSKSYPFNLYLKVLKKIKGVKYQMEPHFHYWDEIKGLPKSSYLEGYWQSEKYFSGIENIIREEFTLKEGLSEERIGLLKEISNSNSVSIHVRRGDYISNPEANKVHGICSTNYYINACNYIIRNINAPKFYVFSDDIEYVKKSGIFGRLNDVFFVKALENEKRNDVEEMFLMSSCAHNIIANSSFSWWGAWLNGNAEKIVIAPKVWFADSTINTKDIIPERWIKL